One region of Populus trichocarpa isolate Nisqually-1 chromosome 4, P.trichocarpa_v4.1, whole genome shotgun sequence genomic DNA includes:
- the LOC18098246 gene encoding uncharacterized protein LOC18098246, whose translation MDNQRSSVLSWGYYCQGKTMDDLRNSLLYTTLELEQTKVAVQEELRKKDDQLFHLKDLLSKAIRERDDAQEKWKRLAIEKVLLQQQQHHQNAPLSGISSIEDEPRRGIDSSNGFSSSDCEESIVSSPVIDQTPQPSQLPQTAAPQTIPQAAIELVPEKPLPEKGKLLQAVMKAGPLLQTLLLAGPLPQWRHPPPPLDSFEIPPVTIPSPPPPPLAVPQLTHQDSLTNTHGCYRKRVLSDGFDSPTETKYQRIALH comes from the exons ATGGACAACCAAAGAAGTTCTGTTCTAAGCTGGGGTTACTACTGCCAAGGAAAG ACTATGGATGACCTTAGGAATTCCCTTTTGTACACAACTCTAGAGCTTGAGCAAACAAAGGTAGCAGTCCAAGAAGAgctaagaaagaaagatgaccAATTGTTTCATCTCAAGGATCTATTGAGCAAAGCCATCAGAGAAAGAGACGATGCACAAGAGAAATGGAAAAGACTTGCCATTGAGAAGGTCCTGCTCCAGCAGCAGCAACATCACCAAAATGCTCCTCTCTCTGGGATTTCCAGCATTGAGGACGAACCCAGAAGAGGAATTGACTCCAGCAATGGCTTCTCATCATCAGATTGTGAGGAGAGCATTGTTTCATCTCCTGTTATTGACCAGACTCCACAACCATCCCAATTGCCCCAAACAGCAGCACCACAAACTATCCCTCAAGCAGCAATTGAGTTGGTTCCTGAAAAGCCATTACCTGAAAAGGGAAAGCTTTTACAGGCAGTGATGAAAGCTGGTCCACTCTTACAGACTCTCCTCCTAGCTGGGCCACTTCCTCAATGGAGacacccaccaccaccactcgaTTCCTTTGAGATCCCACCTGTCACCATACCTTCACCACCACCCCCACCACTCGCAGTACCTCAGCTCACCCACCAAGACTCATTAACCAACACTCATGGTTGCTATAGAAAAAGGGTTCTCTCTGATGGCTTTGATTCTCCTACAGAGACCAAGTACCAAAGGATAGCCCTCCACTGA